From Phaeocystidibacter marisrubri, the proteins below share one genomic window:
- a CDS encoding DUF368 domain-containing protein, with protein MGAADVVPGVSGGTIAFITGIYEELIESINRVNLEALRVLKAEGLKAAWKHINGNFFVALFLGIGISIASLAKGITWLLEHEPVLLWSFFFGLVFASIFFVGKQVTQWKASTVVAFLIGGIIAYAITILPASGSNDALWYIFLSGAIAICAMILPGISGSFILVLLGSYALVLDAIHERNLQIIAVFGIGAVVGLLSFARLLKLMFAKHHNVTIAVLSGFLLGSLNKIWPWKRVDSVLIKHAGEPKEEIVNVIEKTVFPGDFTTPVIENGEVISQIPAEPHLMAAIGLCVAGIALILLLERVSIQSEK; from the coding sequence ATGGGTGCTGCCGATGTTGTACCGGGCGTTTCAGGCGGAACCATCGCCTTTATTACCGGCATTTACGAGGAACTCATTGAGAGTATTAACCGCGTCAATTTGGAAGCCCTACGCGTGTTGAAAGCGGAAGGATTAAAAGCGGCGTGGAAACACATCAATGGAAACTTCTTCGTTGCCCTTTTCTTGGGAATTGGAATTTCCATCGCTTCGCTCGCCAAGGGAATTACCTGGCTTTTGGAGCATGAACCTGTTCTACTTTGGAGCTTCTTTTTCGGATTGGTTTTCGCCAGTATTTTCTTTGTTGGGAAACAAGTGACCCAGTGGAAAGCTAGTACAGTTGTAGCATTCCTCATTGGTGGTATCATTGCTTACGCCATTACCATTCTGCCAGCCTCAGGAAGTAACGATGCACTTTGGTACATCTTCCTTTCGGGTGCCATTGCCATTTGCGCCATGATTCTTCCGGGAATCTCCGGATCGTTCATCCTCGTATTACTAGGCAGTTACGCTCTCGTTTTGGATGCTATTCACGAAAGAAACCTCCAGATTATTGCCGTTTTTGGAATCGGCGCTGTAGTAGGTCTTCTCTCGTTTGCACGTCTCCTAAAACTGATGTTTGCCAAACACCACAATGTTACCATCGCTGTTCTATCTGGGTTTCTCTTGGGATCACTCAATAAGATTTGGCCTTGGAAACGCGTAGATAGTGTGCTGATCAAACATGCAGGCGAACCCAAAGAAGAGATTGTAAACGTTATCGAAAAGACCGTGTTTCCAGGAGATTTCACCACACCTGTCATTGAGAACGGAGAGGTGATCAGCCAAATCCCAGCAGAACCACACTTGATGGCTGCTATCGGGCTTTGTGTTGCAGGCATTGCCCTCATTCTTCTTCTCGAACGCGTATCCATTCAGTCTGAGAAATGA
- a CDS encoding shikimate dehydrogenase family protein, which produces MRKFGLIGKSLGHSFSPSYFSTKFEKEGITDASYSPFPLADISEIDVLLQSPEICGLNVTIPYKEAVIPYLYGLSHEAEKIGAVNTLAKVGNDWIGHNTDHVGFVRSIAPFLEPSDQKALILGTGGASKAIAYALDQKGIIYKHVSRTPTGDELPYEALSSIVPHVDMIINTTPLGTFPAITEHPPIDFHLLSEKHFVIDLIYNPTETALLKAAKLNGARILNGLSMLHEQAEESWRIWNEQV; this is translated from the coding sequence ATGAGAAAATTTGGATTGATTGGGAAGTCGTTGGGACACAGTTTTTCACCGTCTTATTTCAGCACTAAGTTTGAAAAGGAGGGAATAACAGATGCTTCCTACTCCCCCTTCCCATTGGCAGATATATCTGAAATTGATGTACTCCTTCAATCTCCTGAAATTTGCGGATTGAACGTTACCATTCCATATAAAGAAGCCGTTATTCCTTATTTGTACGGCCTCTCACACGAAGCGGAGAAAATAGGAGCCGTAAACACCCTCGCAAAAGTGGGCAATGACTGGATTGGCCACAACACCGATCACGTGGGTTTTGTGCGAAGCATTGCACCTTTCCTTGAACCGAGTGACCAAAAGGCGCTGATACTCGGAACAGGTGGCGCGAGTAAAGCTATCGCTTACGCACTCGATCAAAAGGGCATCATTTACAAGCATGTAAGTCGCACACCGACAGGCGATGAATTGCCTTATGAAGCACTTTCGTCCATCGTTCCTCATGTGGACATGATCATCAACACCACTCCACTCGGTACCTTCCCCGCCATCACCGAGCATCCTCCCATCGATTTTCACCTCCTATCTGAAAAACACTTTGTCATTGATTTGATTTACAATCCGACAGAAACAGCGCTGCTAAAAGCTGCCAAACTTAATGGAGCTCGAATCTTGAACGGATTGAGCATGCTACACGAGCAAGCAGAAGAGTCGTGGAGAATCTGGAATGAGCAAGTATAA
- a CDS encoding HAD family hydrolase produces the protein MSTLRFLPTLFCGLLFAATSCTTEEPKTEPVTEKTDPLPSWNDSERKTKIMDFVSNITDPNHPDFVPVADRIATFDNDGTLWSEQPVYFQLLFAVDRILYLAPQHPEWEEREPFATILNWGLPGVTKITQEELMEVIVVSHTHLTTDEFHDAVSAWMDTAQHPIKKVPYTDLVFQPMLELINYLEENEFKVFIVSGGGVDFMRPWAEGVYGIPKHQIIGSSFETKFVATDQSFEIQRLPSLNFFDDKEAKAVAIDRFIGRRPIFAAGNSDGDLQMLQWTSTQSLPFMNLYIHHTDAEREWAYDRESHIDGFNIGWDEAKAKGWTVVDMAKDWKQIYPEK, from the coding sequence ATGAGCACTCTTCGATTTTTGCCCACACTTTTCTGTGGACTACTTTTTGCGGCAACCTCCTGTACAACAGAAGAACCGAAGACTGAGCCTGTCACAGAAAAAACAGACCCTCTACCTTCTTGGAATGATTCGGAACGCAAGACCAAAATCATGGATTTTGTCAGCAATATCACCGATCCAAATCATCCTGATTTTGTTCCCGTTGCTGATCGTATTGCCACCTTTGACAACGATGGCACACTCTGGAGTGAACAACCGGTTTACTTCCAGCTTCTATTTGCTGTAGATCGAATTCTTTATTTGGCACCTCAACACCCAGAATGGGAAGAACGAGAACCATTTGCTACCATTTTGAACTGGGGACTTCCCGGAGTAACGAAGATTACCCAAGAAGAGCTTATGGAAGTTATAGTTGTGAGTCACACCCATCTTACCACCGACGAATTTCATGACGCAGTGAGTGCATGGATGGACACAGCTCAGCATCCCATTAAGAAAGTTCCTTACACCGACCTTGTATTTCAGCCCATGCTAGAGTTGATAAACTACCTCGAAGAGAATGAATTCAAAGTATTCATTGTTTCTGGTGGAGGGGTTGATTTCATGCGACCTTGGGCGGAAGGGGTGTACGGCATTCCAAAACACCAAATTATTGGCAGTTCGTTTGAAACGAAGTTTGTCGCAACAGACCAGAGTTTTGAGATCCAACGGTTACCTAGTTTGAACTTCTTTGACGACAAAGAAGCCAAAGCAGTAGCCATTGATCGCTTCATTGGACGTAGGCCCATTTTCGCCGCAGGCAACTCTGATGGAGATCTCCAAATGTTGCAATGGACGTCTACCCAATCACTCCCCTTCATGAACCTCTACATCCACCACACCGATGCCGAACGCGAATGGGCATACGACCGAGAGTCGCATATTGACGGTTTTAACATCGGATGGGATGAAGCCAAGGCAAAAGGCTGGACTGTTGTAGACATGGCGAAAGACTGGAAGCAGATCTATCCCGAAAAGTAG
- a CDS encoding multidrug effflux MFS transporter, with protein MSSNVKSKGFLIFMLGLLTSIGPLSIDMYLPSFGSIADSLHTTTSSIALSLSSFFIGLGVGQLFYGPLLERYGRVKPTYIGLGIYALSSLGCAYSQSVEMLIFFRFTQALGACGGMVASRAIVRDNFKTTEAAKAFSMLMIIVAVSPIIAPTLGGYISEWTSWRTVFIILAALSISLWALLYFFLPKAKPGNPNYSLKLSSIGKNYAEILKHPAFILNALMGSIAYAGLYAYLSGSPHLYIETYGVSETTYATIFALNAIGLVGAGQINNLILRRVKSRSIVIGALMAQTIVGAVMFTLYELDLFTVNTVTACIFSYLFCLGLIFPNASALSLGSMGHTAGSASAMLGAVQMLLGAMASAIVSATLSIGFLEMILVMALCAAIALILGMISQKKLSAFD; from the coding sequence TTGAGTTCAAATGTTAAGTCGAAGGGGTTCCTAATCTTCATGTTAGGGCTTCTCACTTCCATCGGTCCACTTTCCATTGACATGTATCTTCCTTCTTTCGGAAGCATTGCCGATAGTCTTCATACCACTACCAGTTCTATTGCACTATCTCTGTCGAGTTTCTTCATTGGACTCGGTGTAGGGCAGTTATTTTACGGACCGCTATTAGAACGTTATGGCCGAGTAAAACCCACATATATCGGATTGGGTATTTATGCCCTGAGTTCCTTGGGCTGTGCATATAGCCAGTCGGTTGAAATGCTCATTTTCTTCCGATTCACCCAAGCTTTAGGTGCATGTGGAGGAATGGTGGCATCACGAGCCATTGTGCGAGACAATTTTAAAACAACCGAAGCGGCCAAGGCCTTTTCAATGTTGATGATCATCGTAGCGGTAAGTCCCATCATCGCTCCCACATTAGGTGGATACATCAGTGAGTGGACGAGTTGGAGAACTGTTTTCATCATTCTGGCAGCACTGTCTATATCGCTTTGGGCTCTCCTTTACTTCTTCCTGCCGAAGGCCAAACCTGGAAATCCCAACTATTCACTCAAGCTCTCTTCCATTGGAAAGAACTATGCGGAAATATTGAAACATCCAGCCTTCATTCTCAATGCCCTTATGGGTTCCATTGCTTATGCCGGACTTTACGCTTACCTCAGTGGATCTCCCCACTTATACATTGAAACCTATGGAGTATCGGAAACAACGTATGCAACCATCTTTGCATTGAATGCCATTGGTTTGGTGGGAGCAGGACAAATCAACAACCTGATATTACGCAGAGTAAAAAGTAGAAGTATTGTGATTGGAGCTTTGATGGCTCAAACCATCGTGGGAGCCGTGATGTTCACACTCTATGAACTAGACCTGTTCACAGTGAATACTGTTACGGCGTGTATTTTCAGCTATTTATTCTGCCTCGGACTCATCTTCCCAAATGCCTCTGCCCTTTCACTGGGTTCCATGGGACATACTGCCGGAAGTGCTTCAGCCATGCTGGGTGCCGTTCAGATGTTGCTCGGTGCAATGGCCTCAGCAATTGTCAGTGCAACCTTGAGCATTGGATTTTTGGAAATGATTCTCGTCATGGCTCTATGTGCGGCTATCGCACTTATCTTGGGAATGATAAGTCAAAAGAAATTGAGTGCCTTCGACTGA
- a CDS encoding helix-turn-helix transcriptional regulator: protein MGEFNENKAHSHYAIQIAIPFGKRFTVETEGEVFTESVLIPPATIHKLTSEGPQLTILLSPTTSHGHYWKAHLKDSPSPPPEGELKTLKAVIERYYHDEIDKKECISSINRIIESWNCRCEGYVHGGDSRIEDALNYLEGQSYRSVPIGEVAQHVHLSASRFQHLFTEQTWQTYRRALLWMKIVAAAPLFGKLSLTEIAHEVGFSDSAHLSRTFTDTFGFSPRQIQSFNGGRGL, encoded by the coding sequence TTGGGTGAGTTCAATGAAAACAAAGCGCATAGTCATTATGCCATTCAAATTGCCATCCCCTTTGGCAAACGATTTACGGTAGAGACGGAAGGTGAAGTCTTTACAGAATCTGTTCTGATTCCTCCAGCCACCATTCATAAACTCACTTCAGAAGGTCCACAATTGACCATCCTTCTCTCCCCCACTACGAGTCACGGACATTACTGGAAAGCCCATTTAAAGGATAGTCCCTCACCTCCTCCTGAAGGTGAACTCAAAACATTGAAAGCGGTGATTGAGAGATACTATCACGATGAAATCGACAAGAAAGAATGTATCTCCTCCATCAATAGAATTATTGAATCATGGAATTGCAGATGTGAGGGATACGTTCATGGGGGAGATTCTAGAATTGAAGATGCCCTAAACTATTTAGAAGGACAATCGTATCGATCCGTTCCCATTGGCGAGGTAGCGCAGCACGTTCACCTCTCCGCAAGCCGTTTCCAACACCTCTTTACCGAGCAAACGTGGCAAACCTACCGCAGAGCCTTACTGTGGATGAAAATAGTTGCGGCCGCTCCCCTCTTTGGCAAACTCTCACTCACCGAAATTGCTCATGAAGTGGGGTTCTCTGACAGCGCTCATCTCAGTCGAACTTTTACGGACACCTTTGGGTTTAGTCCGCGACAAATTCAATCTTTCAACGGGGGAAGAGGACTATAA
- a CDS encoding transglutaminase-like domain-containing protein: MKTLVENTPLLDFNHPSLQQLIDQRGWKNLSVKDQIQSIYHFVRDEIVFGYNVDDALPASTILKDGYGQCNTKSTLLMALLRGVGIPCRLHGFTIHKALQKGAITGIWYLLSPTSILHTWVEVEYKGKWNHLEGVILDRDYLSQLQRCFGAQPGEFCGYGAYTENLSNPEIDWAENHTYIQAKGINADFGLFNSPDEFYQIHKQALNPIRGWIFRNIARHSMNANVQKIRAGHLRK, encoded by the coding sequence ATGAAAACACTCGTTGAGAACACGCCGCTACTCGATTTCAATCATCCCTCTCTACAACAATTGATCGACCAAAGAGGTTGGAAAAATCTTTCCGTGAAAGACCAAATCCAATCCATCTATCATTTTGTTAGAGATGAGATTGTGTTCGGGTACAATGTAGACGATGCCCTGCCCGCCTCTACCATTCTGAAAGATGGATATGGACAATGCAACACCAAATCAACGCTGTTGATGGCTCTGTTGCGCGGGGTTGGCATTCCTTGCCGACTGCATGGATTTACGATTCACAAAGCTCTGCAAAAAGGAGCCATTACGGGAATATGGTATCTCCTATCACCTACCTCCATTCTACACACTTGGGTTGAAGTAGAATACAAAGGGAAATGGAACCACTTAGAAGGCGTCATTTTAGATCGTGATTACTTGTCACAGTTGCAAAGGTGCTTTGGAGCACAACCAGGAGAATTCTGTGGTTATGGTGCATACACTGAAAACTTGTCAAATCCAGAGATCGATTGGGCCGAAAACCACACCTATATTCAAGCAAAAGGCATCAATGCAGATTTTGGTCTGTTTAACTCACCCGACGAGTTCTATCAAATCCACAAACAAGCACTCAACCCGATTAGAGGGTGGATCTTTCGAAACATTGCTCGTCACTCTATGAATGCGAATGTTCAGAAAATTCGTGCGGGACACCTGAGAAAATGA
- a CDS encoding carboxypeptidase-like regulatory domain-containing protein has product MNKRYTLQIPDPCSQKWSEMTPQADGRHCDQCDKVIRDFTSYTDAQILSAIENEKVCGRFRPDQLNRTYKRHDESSKRWISVFATTLALASSSSAESQIITPTPTDTIHDSDTLKVVEVTNKNQIILRGNVSDKETGEKLFQVYITVENTEYKTASNFDGDFELAISEELVENGFTLKFTSYGYDGIKLIFAPNEYKGTFINMECTAQYMGLLGDVHIVEHKRWWEFWK; this is encoded by the coding sequence ATGAACAAACGTTACACCCTTCAAATTCCAGATCCATGTAGTCAGAAGTGGAGTGAAATGACGCCACAAGCGGATGGGCGACACTGTGATCAATGCGATAAAGTCATACGCGATTTCACTTCATACACAGACGCTCAAATCTTATCGGCCATTGAAAATGAAAAGGTGTGTGGACGATTTCGTCCCGATCAACTCAACCGAACATACAAACGACACGATGAATCCTCTAAAAGGTGGATATCCGTGTTCGCCACAACCCTAGCGCTCGCCTCTTCCTCGTCTGCTGAAAGTCAAATCATTACACCAACTCCAACAGATACCATTCACGACAGCGATACTTTGAAAGTGGTGGAGGTGACAAACAAGAATCAGATAATTCTTCGAGGAAATGTTTCCGATAAAGAGACTGGTGAGAAATTGTTCCAAGTATATATCACAGTGGAGAACACCGAATACAAGACTGCTTCCAATTTTGATGGCGACTTCGAACTCGCAATTTCAGAAGAGCTTGTTGAGAACGGTTTTACACTGAAGTTTACTTCGTATGGATATGATGGTATTAAGTTGATTTTTGCCCCAAATGAATATAAAGGTACGTTCATCAACATGGAATGTACAGCACAGTATATGGGGCTTCTAGGTGATGTACACATCGTTGAACACAAACGGTGGTGGGAGTTTTGGAAATAA
- a CDS encoding DUF349 domain-containing protein, translating to MSELEHDENKKVSSEQTPETPSTEGANEQAEAKADALGETAETSETPSEESEDQTVEATAPEEKAEVAQDAKNEEEDEDDDHEEDLHTDEHEEDDQYEGQHDELPDYDHESNEKLLAAAEHWSKHDDLKSAKNHIEAIRTALLKRLDEERNEKKEEFLANGGVEIDFQYDQADRRKFRTFYSTYKERRRNARKQLEEQLQNNLNVKRSIIDAVKEIPGAEGSAQEKYKRFRELQDRWRDTGPVPRAESRDLYNNYHFHVDQFYDFLRISNELRELDFKKNQAAKEALIAEAEKLAGSEVNPEMFASLQRLHKSWKEIGPVERDIRDAMWEKFSEATKLIHDKRHKYYEGLKTSREERLAKKAEYVDQMAAMDLSKIKSHRDWQKAIQQMNEWRDAFKKLGRIHLPGNDELWERYSDINRNFNKTKNNFYKELKREQRENLDKKKALLDRAIELKDSTDWREAANELKALQRKWKTIGFAPRAESDKIWNEFRAACNQFFERLKDKNSEQDAAYEGNYTKKTELLEKVKAFDPVAADRGVDALKGFIEEWKSLGSVPRAKKDIEGEFNAILDKHFSALKIDKKESAMIRFENRLHHIAQDGDQRSMDKEYHQLRRKIDEAEKELRQLENNMGFFANSDPKNPLVREAQKNIDRHKEQIELLKDKLRLLNKIDEEGTEE from the coding sequence ATGTCTGAATTGGAACACGACGAGAACAAAAAGGTATCGTCTGAACAAACTCCTGAAACTCCTTCTACTGAAGGTGCGAACGAACAAGCTGAAGCTAAAGCGGATGCCTTAGGTGAAACGGCTGAAACTTCAGAGACACCATCTGAAGAATCAGAAGATCAAACGGTTGAGGCTACCGCTCCAGAAGAGAAAGCGGAAGTCGCTCAGGATGCGAAGAACGAGGAGGAGGACGAAGATGATGATCACGAAGAAGATCTTCATACCGACGAGCACGAAGAGGATGACCAATACGAAGGTCAACATGATGAGCTACCTGATTACGATCATGAAAGCAACGAAAAACTACTCGCTGCCGCTGAACATTGGTCAAAGCACGACGATTTAAAGTCGGCGAAAAACCACATTGAAGCGATTCGAACAGCGCTTTTGAAGCGATTGGATGAAGAGCGCAACGAGAAAAAGGAAGAGTTTCTAGCCAATGGTGGTGTAGAAATCGACTTTCAATACGACCAAGCGGACCGAAGAAAGTTCCGCACCTTCTACTCTACCTACAAAGAGAGAAGAAGAAATGCACGCAAGCAATTGGAGGAACAACTCCAAAACAACTTGAACGTTAAGCGCAGCATTATTGACGCGGTAAAAGAAATTCCGGGTGCAGAAGGATCTGCTCAGGAGAAGTACAAGAGATTCCGCGAACTTCAAGACAGATGGAGAGATACCGGTCCTGTTCCTAGAGCAGAATCTCGCGACCTCTACAACAATTACCACTTCCATGTAGATCAGTTCTACGATTTCTTGCGTATCAGCAATGAACTTCGTGAACTCGACTTTAAAAAGAATCAAGCTGCCAAGGAAGCGCTGATTGCCGAAGCTGAGAAATTAGCGGGAAGCGAAGTAAATCCTGAAATGTTTGCAAGCCTACAGCGCCTCCACAAGAGCTGGAAGGAAATTGGTCCCGTGGAACGCGATATTCGCGATGCCATGTGGGAGAAGTTTAGCGAAGCGACCAAACTCATTCACGATAAGCGTCACAAGTACTACGAAGGATTAAAGACTTCGCGCGAAGAACGATTGGCAAAGAAAGCGGAGTATGTAGACCAAATGGCGGCCATGGACTTGAGTAAAATTAAGTCGCACCGCGATTGGCAAAAGGCCATTCAACAAATGAATGAATGGAGAGATGCCTTCAAGAAACTCGGTAGAATTCACCTTCCAGGTAACGACGAATTATGGGAGCGCTACTCGGACATCAACCGCAACTTCAATAAAACCAAGAACAACTTCTACAAAGAGCTCAAGCGAGAACAACGCGAGAACTTAGACAAGAAGAAAGCGCTATTAGATCGAGCAATTGAGCTAAAAGACAGCACCGATTGGCGGGAAGCTGCCAATGAACTAAAAGCTCTTCAACGCAAGTGGAAGACCATTGGTTTTGCACCTCGCGCAGAAAGCGATAAGATCTGGAACGAATTCAGAGCCGCGTGTAATCAGTTCTTTGAGCGATTAAAGGATAAGAATTCTGAACAAGATGCCGCTTACGAAGGCAACTATACCAAGAAAACAGAGCTGCTTGAAAAGGTAAAAGCCTTTGATCCTGTTGCGGCTGACCGCGGTGTAGATGCCTTGAAAGGCTTTATTGAAGAATGGAAATCACTGGGTTCTGTCCCTCGAGCTAAAAAAGATATCGAAGGCGAATTCAATGCTATTCTCGACAAGCACTTTAGCGCCCTGAAAATCGATAAGAAAGAGAGCGCTATGATTCGCTTTGAAAATCGCTTGCACCACATTGCGCAAGACGGAGATCAGCGAAGCATGGACAAAGAATACCACCAGTTGAGAAGAAAGATTGACGAAGCTGAAAAAGAACTTCGCCAACTTGAAAATAACATGGGCTTCTTTGCGAACAGCGATCCGAAAAATCCGTTAGTACGTGAGGCGCAAAAGAACATTGACCGCCACAAAGAACAGATTGAGCTGCTTAAAGACAAACTTCGTCTACTCAATAAAATCGACGAAGAAGGAACGGAGGAATAA
- the uvrB gene encoding excinuclease ABC subunit UvrB has product MEFRIESEYKPTGDQPQAIKELASGILNGEKFQTLLGVTGSGKTFSVANVIQEVQRPTLILSHNKTLAAQLYGEFKQFFPHNAVEYFVSYYDYYQPEAYIPTSGTYIEKDLSINDEIEKLRLSTTSSLLSGRRDVLVVASVSCLYGIGNPEEFNNSIIEIGVGTVIPRNQFLHMLVSSLYSRTTAEFKRGNFRVKGDTVDIFPAYADIFYRIHFWGDEIERIESWEPDGGQRIELFDNLRIFPANIFVTGKDKLNSAIHMIQDDLMDQIQFFRNEQRPLEAKRLQERTEFDLEMIRELGYCSGIENYSRYLDGRKPGTRPFCLLDYFPDDFLMVIDESHVTIPQVRAMYGGDRSRKENLVEYGFRLPAAMDNRPLKFEEFEMLQNQVLYVSATPADYELEKTGGVYTEQLIRPTGLLDPRIEVRPSEGQVDDLMEEINKRTEIDERVLVTTLTKRMAEELTKYLTRYGVRCRYIHSDVDTLERVEIMRDLRLGIFDVLIGVNLLREGLDFPEVSLVAIMDADKEGFLRSERSLVQTIGRAARNVNGLAIMYADKITDSMKRTIEETERRRETQHQYNLDHGITPQALKKSIDSVLAGSSTAKSTVMDQVDQVNLSESRIIYETKESLEKAINNTRKSMEKAAKSLDFIEAARLRDVMIELESKRSTVKG; this is encoded by the coding sequence ATGGAATTTAGAATTGAAAGCGAGTACAAGCCCACGGGAGATCAACCTCAGGCGATTAAAGAACTCGCTTCAGGGATTCTCAACGGTGAAAAGTTTCAAACCCTACTAGGGGTTACAGGTTCGGGTAAGACTTTCTCGGTGGCCAATGTCATCCAAGAAGTTCAACGCCCTACCCTAATATTAAGTCACAACAAAACACTCGCGGCACAGCTGTATGGGGAGTTCAAACAGTTCTTCCCTCACAATGCCGTGGAGTATTTTGTGAGTTATTACGACTACTATCAGCCTGAGGCCTACATCCCTACTTCTGGAACCTACATCGAAAAAGACCTCAGCATCAATGATGAAATTGAGAAGCTGCGATTGAGTACCACTTCTTCTCTACTTTCGGGTAGACGAGATGTACTGGTGGTGGCTTCCGTGAGTTGTCTATACGGTATTGGTAACCCAGAAGAATTCAATAATTCGATTATTGAAATTGGCGTGGGAACCGTCATTCCTCGGAATCAGTTCCTCCACATGCTCGTTTCCAGTCTCTATTCCCGCACTACTGCGGAGTTCAAACGAGGAAACTTCCGTGTGAAGGGAGATACTGTTGACATCTTCCCTGCTTATGCCGACATCTTCTATAGAATTCACTTCTGGGGAGATGAGATTGAAAGGATAGAGAGTTGGGAACCCGATGGAGGACAGAGAATTGAATTGTTCGACAACCTCAGAATTTTCCCTGCAAACATCTTTGTTACAGGTAAGGATAAATTGAATTCGGCCATTCATATGATCCAAGACGATCTGATGGATCAGATTCAATTCTTCCGCAATGAACAACGTCCATTGGAAGCAAAGCGACTTCAAGAGCGCACGGAGTTCGACTTAGAAATGATACGCGAATTGGGCTACTGTTCTGGAATTGAGAACTATTCCCGATACTTAGACGGCAGAAAGCCAGGAACCCGCCCCTTCTGTCTTCTCGACTACTTCCCCGATGATTTCTTGATGGTGATTGACGAGAGTCACGTGACCATTCCTCAAGTTCGCGCTATGTATGGTGGCGACCGATCTAGAAAGGAAAATCTGGTAGAATACGGCTTCCGTCTTCCTGCAGCAATGGACAACCGCCCATTGAAATTTGAAGAATTTGAAATGCTTCAAAATCAAGTTCTGTATGTATCGGCTACTCCTGCAGATTACGAGCTTGAAAAAACAGGTGGGGTTTACACGGAACAACTTATTCGTCCTACTGGTCTACTCGACCCTCGCATTGAGGTTCGCCCAAGTGAAGGTCAGGTTGACGACCTAATGGAGGAAATCAACAAGCGCACGGAGATCGATGAACGCGTACTGGTAACCACACTCACCAAGCGTATGGCGGAGGAACTCACCAAGTATTTGACGCGATATGGAGTGCGATGTAGATATATCCATAGTGATGTAGATACTTTGGAACGCGTAGAGATCATGCGCGATTTGCGTTTGGGCATTTTTGATGTGCTTATCGGTGTAAACTTGCTGCGCGAAGGACTCGACTTCCCAGAAGTATCGTTGGTGGCCATTATGGATGCCGACAAAGAGGGATTCCTTCGCAGTGAGCGTAGTTTGGTTCAAACCATTGGTAGAGCGGCGCGAAATGTAAACGGCTTGGCAATCATGTATGCGGATAAAATTACCGACAGCATGAAACGCACCATTGAGGAAACCGAACGTCGTCGTGAAACGCAGCACCAATACAATCTCGATCACGGCATAACGCCACAGGCACTCAAGAAAAGCATAGATTCTGTTCTCGCAGGAAGCTCTACAGCCAAGAGCACTGTAATGGATCAAGTGGATCAGGTGAATTTGAGTGAGTCTCGCATTATTTATGAAACCAAAGAGAGTTTGGAAAAAGCCATTAATAACACGCGCAAGAGCATGGAAAAGGCTGCCAAATCTTTGGACTTCATCGAAGCAGCACGTCTTCGCGATGTGATGATAGAACTCGAATCCAAGCGAAGCACGGTGAAAGGCTAA